The genomic interval AAAACTTACCCGTATATTTATATAGATTTAAGTGAGAAATTTCCAAGATTTAAAATTACGAGAAAAGTCATAAAAGGAACAAATATAAAGTATTTCGGACCATATTTTAAAGGAAGTCGCGAAATTTTGGAAGCTCTTTATTATCAATTTGCGCTTGTGCAAAAAAACGGTTGTTTAAAATCTAAAAAAGAGTGCATTTTTTATCAAATAAAGCGTTGTAAGGCTCCTTGCACGGGTAAAATTTCAAGTGAAGAATATGTAAAAATAGTTAATGAAAGTATAAAATTTATAAAAAATCCTGAACTTTTACTGCCGAATTTAGAAATTTTAATGCAAAATTACGCACTTGGTGAAAATTTTGAAGAGGCGGCTAAAATTCGCGATATGATAAATACGATAAAAGATATAGAAGTTCGTGTGGAAGTTGATCTTGCAAGGCTTGAAGATTTTGAAGTAATTGCAATAAACTCATATGCAAATTTGGTTGCTGTTGTTCGTTTTAGCGTGCGAGACGGCAAAATTTCAGGTTCAAAATGTAATATTATAAATTTTAAAAACCTTACAAAAGACGATTTCAATGATATTTACAGACAGGCGATTTTGGAAATTTATCCGGAAGGCGCTCCTGTCGGGGCAAATAAAATTTATACTTATGATGATTTTGAAGACAAAGAACTTGTTGCTAAAATTTTAGAAAATAAACACGGACGCAAATTTCAAATAAATAGCCCGAAGATAGGCGAAAAAAGAAGAATTTGCGAAATTGCATTTAAAAATTGCGAAATAAATATTCAAAAACATTTAAAAACGCACGATTACGGTTTTTTATCTGAATTGAAAGATTATTTTGATTTGCAAAATTTGCCTGTAAATATAGAAATTTTTGATAATTCTCATATGTTTGGAAATACACCTGTCGGGGCGATGGTTTGTTTTAAAGACGGTAATTTTTATAAGGAAAACTATCGCCATGCACATTTGAAATCAAACAATGATTACGATCAAATGATTGAATTTTTAACTCTTAGGGTTAAGCGTTTTGATAAAATTTCACCGCCTGATTTATGGGTGATAGATGGTGGAAAAGCACTTTTGGATTTGGCAGGTCAAATTTTAAAAAGTGTCGGTGTAAATGTAGATGTGATAGCTATTTCAAAAGAAAAAATAGACGCCAAAGCTCACCGGGCAAAAGGCGCTGCAAAAGATAAAATAGTTACAATAAACGGAACTTTTTCGCTTTCAACATATGACAAAAAGTTACAATTTTTTCAAAAACTGCGCGATGAAGCGCATAGATTTGCAATTTCATTTCATCAAAAAAGCAAGCGAAAGCAGGATCTCACAAGCTCAAAATTATTAAAAATGGGCGTGAGTGCAGGAAGTTTAAAAAAACTGATTGATTTTTTCGGCTCTTTTGAAAAAATTTATGAAGCGGATTATGATGAAATTAAAAATCTTACAAATAAAAAAACTGCCGAAATTTTATTTAAAAATTATTAAAAATTCCCAAATAAAAGCTTGCTTTAAACTTAAAATGAGTAAAATTACCAATTAGAAGTTTTACCTAGCTT from Campylobacter hominis ATCC BAA-381 carries:
- the uvrC gene encoding excinuclease ABC subunit UvrC, producing the protein MLIDEIKSLPKQSGVYEYFDKDGHLLYVGKAKILKNRVRSYFSFTSKNSAANGSLPSNPKVSPRIAKMISEAVHLEYIVTPSESDALILENSFIKQLKPKYNILLRDDKTYPYIYIDLSEKFPRFKITRKVIKGTNIKYFGPYFKGSREILEALYYQFALVQKNGCLKSKKECIFYQIKRCKAPCTGKISSEEYVKIVNESIKFIKNPELLLPNLEILMQNYALGENFEEAAKIRDMINTIKDIEVRVEVDLARLEDFEVIAINSYANLVAVVRFSVRDGKISGSKCNIINFKNLTKDDFNDIYRQAILEIYPEGAPVGANKIYTYDDFEDKELVAKILENKHGRKFQINSPKIGEKRRICEIAFKNCEINIQKHLKTHDYGFLSELKDYFDLQNLPVNIEIFDNSHMFGNTPVGAMVCFKDGNFYKENYRHAHLKSNNDYDQMIEFLTLRVKRFDKISPPDLWVIDGGKALLDLAGQILKSVGVNVDVIAISKEKIDAKAHRAKGAAKDKIVTINGTFSLSTYDKKLQFFQKLRDEAHRFAISFHQKSKRKQDLTSSKLLKMGVSAGSLKKLIDFFGSFEKIYEADYDEIKNLTNKKTAEILFKNY